The Anopheles merus strain MAF chromosome 2L, AmerM5.1, whole genome shotgun sequence genome has a segment encoding these proteins:
- the LOC121593199 gene encoding iron-sulfur cluster assembly scaffold protein IscU, whose product MSLPRNIGTLLKVSRARSVPAALYHQNVLEHYENPRNVGSLDKKDKNVGTGLVGAPACGDVMKLQIKVDENGKIIDAKFKTFGCGSAIASSSLATEWVKGKTLDQAGQLKNTDIAKELSLPPVKLHCSMLAEDAIKAALEDYNKKQKKGGE is encoded by the coding sequence ATGTCTCTGCCGCGCAACATCGGCACCCTGCTGAAGGTTTCGCGTGCCCGCAGCGTACCGGCCGCCCTGTACCATCAGAACGTGCTGGAACACTACGAAAACCCGCGCAACGTCGGATCGCTCGATAAGAAGGACAAGAACGTCGGCACCGGGCTGGTCGGTGCTCCGGCCTGCGGTGACGTGATGAAGCTGCAGATAAAAGTGGACGAGAATGGGAAGATCATCGATGCCAAGTTCAAGACGTTCGGGTGCGGTTCGGCCATCGCTTCCAGCTCGCTGGCCACCGAATGGGTGAAGGGCAAGACGCTCGACCAGGCAGGTCAGCTGAAGAACACGGACATTGCGAAGGAGCTGTCGCTGCCGCCGGTCAAGCTGCACTGCTCGATGCTGGCGGAGGATGCCATCAAGGCGGCGCTGGAGGACTACAACAAGAAACAGAAGAAGGGTGGCGAGTAG
- the LOC121593198 gene encoding elongator complex protein 5 → MSVSFTRRSTRLELLSARALPQQKVIVITDKLGFEPNANKVTTSWLSEQYGDKATPAGVTHLNESSKYLLLILSQLERRFEPRQIFHYIAQCKKDATVEHVFVWIVEQKLQEPFLRPYLEHMADSVITFEDRQHLSLLVKKSTGAVTHKYYEFDPLKDSINVVEAKRTGATKAAAVSMEVDPPPNPASLGTFKIDLKDEEVAAKNALTLPFEFFKTLPEGGKILYHPDAEDDLDEEDPDDDLLI, encoded by the exons ATGTCCGTAAGCTTTACCCGTCGAAGTACACGGTTGGAGCTGCTCAGTGCACGGGCATTGCCACAGCAAAAGGTCATCGTTATAACCG ATAAACTAGGCTTTGAACCAAATGCAAATAAAGTCACAACCAGCTGGCTAAGCGAGCAGTACGGCGATAAAGCTACCCCCGCCGGTGTGACCCATTTGAACGAATCTTCAAAATACCTCCTGCTGATCCTCTCGCAGCTAGAGCGCCGATTTGAACCGCGCCAAATATTCCACTACATCGCGCAGTGCAAAAAGGATGCCACCGTCGAGCATGTGTTCGTGTGGATTGTGGAGCAAAAGCTGCAGGAGCCGTTTCTGCGACCCTACCTCGAGCATATGGCCGACAGTGTGATAACGTTCGAGGACCGGCAGCACCTGTCGCTGCTGGTAAAGAAAAGCACCGGAGCCGTCACGCACAAATACTACGAGTTTGATCCGCTGAAAGATTCGATCAATGTCGTTGAAGCAAAGCGTACAGGAGCGACCAAAGCAGCCGCTGTTTCGATGGAGGTCGATCCGCCGCCGAATCCGGCGAGCTTGGGCACGTTCAAAATCGATCTGAAAGATGAGGAGGTAGCTGCGAAGAATGCACTAACGTTACCTTTTGAGTT CTTCAAAACACTCCCCGAAGGAGGAAAGATCCTGTACCACCCGGACGCGGAGGATGATCTTGACGAGGAGGATCCCGACGATGACTTGCTGATATGA
- the LOC121592159 gene encoding uncharacterized protein LOC121592159 — protein MLKNIHERTVKKVKGNHYVATHGRDTVDLPYAQANRGYSTDGEDSQRAPSERTLSEYTVANERATPPTAPARKSRPEHKYQNNGGPRPLSSPPTRAPPRAPSALSYDHGGETGSDIYVTSAAYKAPSEISRYSAHRTHQSRGPRSVYSVASTAKTGRSSRRHGAKVEAMSAPNPFCPNVKGVCCLMLLLNLGLILITLGFVIVMQFMEPLFVWILGVVFLIFGFGTLIGSMIYCVIVCRDAKTPSQLKNEDLYWTKHWQKSIGYTPQEIDYKTDRFDERDRYSDRFSVSKMSGKYSDRDITRY, from the exons ATGTTGAAGAACATTCACGAGCGTACCGTGAAGAA GGTAAAGGGTAACCACTATGTGGCAACGCACGGTCGCGATACGGTAGATCTGCCGTACGCGCAGGCCAACCGGGGCTACTCGACCGATGGCGAGGATAGCCAGCGGGCCCCCTCGGAGCGCACGCTGTCCGAGTATACGGTGGCGAACGAGCGAGCCACACCACCGACTGCGCCGGCCCGCAAATCACGCCCCGAGCACAAGTACCAGAACAATGGTGGCCCGCGGCCGCTCTCTAGTCCACCGACGCGCGCCCCACCGAGGGCACCGTCCGCGCTCAGCTACGATCATGGTGGTGAAACGGGCAGCGATATCTACGTCACATCCGCGGCCTACAAGGCACCGTCGGAAATAAG TCGTTACAGTGCCCACCGGACGCATCAATCCCGCGGACCGCGCAGTGTGTACAGTGTTGCCAGCACGGCCAAAACGGGTCGCAGTTCGCGGCGTCACGGTGCCAAGGTAGAGGCCATGTCCGCCCCGAACCCGTTCTGCCCCAACGTGAAGGGTGTTTGCTgtctgatgctgctgctaaaCCTTGGCCTAATCCTGATCACACTCGGCTTTGTCATAGTGATGCAGTTCATGGAGCCACTGTTTGTTTG GATCCTGGGCGTGGTGTTCCTTATCTTCGGCTTCGGCACACTGATCGGCAGCATGATCTACTGCGTGATCGTGTGCCGGGATGCGAAGACACCGTCCCAGCTGAAGAACGAGGACCTCTACTGGACGAAGCATTGGCAGAAGAGCATCGGCTACACGCCGCAGGAGATCGACTACAAGACGGATCGGTTCGACGAGCGCGATCGATACTCGGACCGGTTTTCCGTTAGCAAAATGAGCGGCAAATACTCCGATCGCGACATTACACGGTATTGA
- the LOC121593196 gene encoding xylosyltransferase oxt-like, giving the protein MPPEIVSQCPRGSYVPYRLVGCFPRRNLTHDTLSRIYAHSTPKNCVDFCLQREFRYAIVQNGKTCSCGDDAPNQEERLNDRMCNAPCSGNSDQFCGGKIASSMYETGLAKRPQQPLKLYPSPKDKPVRIAFLLMFHKRNLRQIRRLLRAIYDRNHYYYIHIDPKQHYLFRELVKLEQDFPNIHVSRQRHTITWGCFTQLQALLSAMKHLLSLPSWNPDFILNMSESDFPIKTITKLTQFLTANRGRNFILMQRMVTVDEFISKAGYDKQFVECENRMWLIGDRAPPSGIVTNGSNDWFCLSSDFVRYFLDTSHDLVAKMMAIMEHTVHSTESFFGQMLQNSPFCETHYDSTLRLISWVRGKGCPKSRSVEWTGCSPLTTRRSSFPNLQRHITESIYAVRKINPIYDQMIVLMIEEYAYGKYPSGVPNLNAYWQSVYHHEDAKHEARMSSVLNVAHVLLYINAQENKFERYEVLKVLEITHYFNRNTFEGFLIRHAALLNDHRLELEVLVKPKDTFQPHRTVVKQLANFKLQISNTIDWVDNEVIDFDRVLTVDKQPVLMFQFPKYKTLAQTISHNVSVEWINPRQRSVTVERFTIVQEPDVIDNQPLESTALKTPLVPGVWKAKVSVNGTYVGMIDFLVVKNKPMLLKRVSSTTTDACVRSRDILSAASTTCQLSNADYVLRKQFRFRANVAQMYQLESTCIVDSGELVPEQFTHKPLERCNSTLWSSFAPDPKSDVHYRWKQSG; this is encoded by the exons ATGCCTCCTGAGATAGTGAGTCAGTGTCCGCGCGGTAGTTACGTCCCATATCGATTGGTGGGATGTTTTCCTCGGAGGAACCTTACACACGATACGCTTTCTAGAATCTATGCACACAGCACGCCAAAGAATTGTGTCGATTTCTGTCTGCAACGTGAATTTCGCTATGCCATCGTTCAAAATGG AAAAACATGCTCTTGTGGCGATGATGCGCCAAATCAGGAGGAAAGACTTAACGATCGTATGTGCAACGCACCGTGCAGTGGAAATTCGGACCAGTTTTGTGGAGGGAAAATAGCATCCTCGATGTACGAAACGGGACTGGCGA AGCGTCCGCAACAACCATTAAAACTCTATCCAAGCCCGAAGGATAAACCCGTCCGTATTGCATTCCTGTTGATGTTCCACAAACGCAATCTGCGACAAATTCGTCGACTACTGCGAGCTATTTACGATCGTAATCACTACTACTATATCCACATTGATCCG AAACAACACTATCTCTTTCGTGAGCTGGTAAAGCTGGAGCAGGATTTTCCCAACATACACGTATCCCGCCAGCGCCACACCATCACCTGGGGCTGCTTCACTCAACTGCAAGCCTTGCTGTCCGCTATGAAGCACCTGCTCAGCCTGCCGTCGTGGAATCCTGACTTTATTCTTAACATGAGCGAAAGTGACTTTCCTATCAAAACGATTACCAAGCTAACACAATTCCTGACCGCCAATCGGGGGCGAAACTTCATCCTAATGCAGAGAATGGTAACGGTGGACGAGTTTATCAGCAAGGCAGGCTACGATAAGCAGTTTGTTGAGTGTGAAAATCGAATGTGGCTGATCGGTGATCGTGCCCCGCCGAGTGGTATTGTGACGAATGGTAGCAATGATTGGTTTTGTCTATCCAGTGACTTTGTACGCTACTTTTTGGATACAAGCCACGACCTGGTGGCGAAAATGATGGCCATCATGGAGCATACGGTTCACAGCACGGAAAGCTTTTTCGGCCAAATGCTTCAAAACTCTCCCTTCTGTGAAACGCACTACGACAGCACCTTGCGGCTTATCAGTTGGGTGCGTGGCAAGGGCTGCCCAAAGAGTCGCTCGGTCGAGTGGACGGGATGTAGCCCACTGACCACACGGCGAAGTAGTTTTCCCAATCTTCAGCGACACATAACGGAAAGCATTTATGCGGTGCGAAAAATCAATCCCATCTACGATCAAATGATTGTGCTCATGATTGAAGAGTATGCGTACGGAAAGTATCCTTCGGGTGTGCCGAATTTGAATGCCTACTGGCAAAGCGTTTATCACCATGAAGATGCAAAGCACGAGGCAAGAATGAGTTCCGTTTTAAATGTTGCACATGTGCTGCTCTACATCAATGCGCAGGAAAACAAGTTCGAGCGTTACGAAGTGTTGAAAGTGTTGGAAATAACACATTACTTCAATCGAAACACATTTGAAGGGTTTTTGATACGACATGCAGCACTGTTGAACGATCATCGCCTCGAGCTGGAAGTGTTAGTGAAGCCGAAAGACACCTTTCAGCCTCACCGGACGGTAGTGAAACAACTGGCCAATTTTAAGCTACAAATTTCGAACACGATCGATTGGGTCGATAATGAGGTAATCGATTTTGATCGAGTGCTAACTGTTGATAAACAGCCTGTGCTAATGTTTCAGTTTCCAAAATATAAAACTCTTGCGCAAACCATTAGCCATAACGTTAGCGTCGAGTGGATTAATCCTCGCCAACGATCGGTTACGGTTGAACGGTTCACAATCGTGCAAGAACCCGACGTAATCGATAACCAGCCGCTTGAAAGCACCGCTCTTAAAACGCCCCTCGTTCCCGGTGTATGGAAAGCGAAAGTTTCTGTTAATGGGACCTATGTTGGAATGATTGATTTTCTGGTAGTCAAAAATAAGCCAATGTTACTAAAACGGGTTTCCTCCACAACTACTGACGCTTGTGTTCGATCACGTGATATCCTCTCTGCTGCAAGCACCACGTGCCAACTGAGCAATGCAGATTATGTGCTGCGAAAACAGTTTCGTTTTAGGGCAAACGTTGCGCAAATGTATCAGCTCGAGAGCACGTGCATCGTGGATAGCGGTGAGCTAGTGCCGGAGCAGTTTACACATAAGCCGTTGGAACGGTGTAACTCTACACTGTGGAGCAGTTTTGCGCCAGATCCGAAAAGTGACGTTCACTATCGGTGGAAGCAAAGTGGTTAG
- the LOC121593195 gene encoding xylosyltransferase oxt translates to MQKFPLRLLWRYKVFVLIGFMIVAGQVFLAYKLLRMPLSGNESSAERDLSRKLYDKYVKRTAPGDNAPLEDRGKDTADAAARQGRSVDRDDGKPHQNQHVLRLDELDFVPPCELTRKETVSAIHRAKSQSCKAKIVEVACEIQAGKFYPQRLPTFCPRGDHSPNRALGCFRDEKNFRLLSGYYSTFKTNNSPEKCIRLCLQSGYPFAGVQYGYECFCGDEVPKVSAKLPDSSCNIKCPGDPKQACGGYFTINVYETGIRKFAAQSTETVPKRADETVRIAFLLTLNGRAVRQVHRLLKALYSPRHYYYIHIDARQEYLYRELLKLEPKFPNIRLARKRFSSIWGGASLLQMLLSCMEYLLYESGWQWDFVLNLSESDFPLKTVDQLVTFLTANRGQNFVRNHGREVQRFIQKQGLDMTFVECDNRMWRIGDRTLPAGITIDGGSDWVCLSRDFARYVTGDGVGQRDELIQGLLRVFEYTILPAESFFHTALRNSRFCHTYTNNNLHMTNWKRQLGCKCQYRHIVDWCGCSPNNFRSEDWERLQASQHKKLFFGRKFEAMVNQAIVLQLEEWMFGPYPAEYPNLHAYWQNVYHHEDVATAADGALLNVAHSLLRMNGRTSTEQLYEPGRIREITHYFERDTYRGFLVRHEAVQGAGWSELETWISPVVTAKVTRSTPLARRLIHLEVSTEYDEKEQLSRNFPRIIGTNAEPALIFRLAPPSETERVKGGNATNHSLAVEWIDPVGTIVAASHFTIEDSPTGPLHSFNHFLKGAGKLKLPLAEGVWGARLLQGKALLGATRFLVTEATVREGRTVENELLERHTHRQVLPVRRGSTANTATSKIRAKERKQHPVGHSGDRHDRADHWQEADDRLQLQIHPLDKLVSQFFSIRETCAVAGVERKELGRFVDCKSTSWSSLAADPKSDIDVESVTSN, encoded by the exons ATGCAAAAGTTTCCTCTGCGCCTACTATGGCGCTACAAAGTGTTCGTGCTGATCGGGTTTATGATCGTGGCCGGACAGGTGTTTCTGGCCTACAAGCTTCTGCGCATGCCACTGTCCGGGAACGAATCGTCCGCGGAGCGCGATCTGAGCCGCAAGCTGTACGACAAGTACGTGAAAAGGACGGCACCCGGTGATAACGCGCCGCTAGAGGACCGGGGGAAGGACACTGCCGACGCAGCGGCACGTCAGGGCCGGAGTGTCGATAGGGATGATGGTAAACCGCACCAGAACCAGCACGTACTCCGGCTCGATGAGCTCGACTTTGTGCCACCGTGTGAGCTCACGCGCAAGGAAACCGTTTCCGCCATCCACCGTGCCAAGAGTCAGTCGTgcaaggcgaaaattgtggaAGTGGCGTGTGAAATACAGGCGGGGAAGTTTTACCCCCAGCGGCTGCCAACGTTCTGCCCCCGGGGGGATCATTCACCGAACCGGGCGCTGGGATGCTTTCGGGATGAGAAGAACTTCCGGCTGCTTTCGGGATACTATTCCACCTTCAAGACGAACAACTCGCCGGAAAAGTGCATCCGGTTGTGTCTGCAGTCGGGCTACCCGTTTGCGGGAGTTCAGTATGG CTACGAATGCTTCTGTGGCGATGAGGTACCGAAAGTGTCGGCCAAGTTGCCCGACTCGAGCTGCAACATCAAGTGTCCCGGCGATCCAAAGCAGGCCTGTGGTGGATACTTCACCATCAACGTGTACGAAACCGGCATACGCA AATTTGCCGCCCAAAGCACAGAAACTGTTCCGAAGCGTGCGGACGAAACGGTTCGCATTGCGTTTCTGCTGACGCTAAATGGCCGTGCGGTCCGGCAGGTTCATCGGCTACTGAAAGCACTGTACAGCCCACGGCACTACTACTACATACATATCGATGCG CGCCAGGAGTATCTTTACCGTGAGCTGCTGAAACTGGAGCCCAAATTCCCCAACATACGACTCGCCCGCAAACGGTTCTCCTCGATCTGGGGCGGCGCGTCGCTGCTCCAGATGCTGCTCTCCTGCATGGAGTACCTGCTGTACGAGTCCGGCTGGCAGTGGGACTTTGTGCTCAATCTCAGCGAGAGTGATTTCCCGCTCAAAACCGTCGACCAGCTCGTCACCTTCCTGACGGCCAACCGGGGCCAGAACTTTGTGCGCAACCATGGCCGCGAGGTGCAGCGGTTCATCCAGAAGCAGGGCCTCGACATGACGTTCGTCGAGTGTGACAATCGGATGTGGCGCATCGGCGATCGGACCCTGCCCGCCGGCATTACCATCGACGGTGGTAGCGATTGGGTGTGTCTGTCGCGTGACTTTGCCCGCTACGTCACGGGGGACGGTGTGGGCCAGCGGGACGAACTGATCCAGGGGCTGCTGCGCGTGTTCGAGTACACCATCCTGCCGGCGGAATCGTTTTTCCACACCGCGCTGAGGAACTCGCGCTTCTGCCACACGTACACGAACAACAATCTGCACATGACGAACTGGAAGCGGCAGCTGGGCTGCAAATGCCAGTACCGCCACATCGTCGACTGGTGCGGGTGCAGTCCGAACAATTTCCGCTCGGAGGACTGGGAACGGCTGCAGGCCAGCCAGCACAAGAAGCTGTTCTTTGGCCGCAAGTTCGAGGCGATGGTCAATCAGGCGATCGTGCTGCAGCTGGAAGAGTGGATGTTTGGACCGTACCCGGCCGAGTATCCGAATCTGCACGCGTACTGGCAGAACGTGTACCATCACGAGGACGTTGCAACGGCTGCGGACGGCGCCCTGCTAAACGTGGCGCACAGTTTGCTGCGCATGAACGGGCGCACCAGCACGGAGCAGCTGTACGAACCGGGCCGGATACGGGAAATTACGCACTACTTCGAGCGGGACACGTACCGGGGCTTTCTCGTGCGGCACGAAGCAGTGCAGGGGGCCGGCTGGAGCGAACTGGAAACGTGGATATCGCCCGTAGTGACGGCGAAAGTGACGCGCAGCACACCGCTCGCCCGCCGCCTGATCCATCTCGAGGTCAGCACGGAGTACGACGAAAAGGAGCAGCTGTCGCGCAACTTTCCCCGCATCATCGGTACGAATGCGGAACCGGCGCTTATCTTCCGGCTAGCGCCACCCTCCGAGACGGAGCGGGTGAAGGGTGGAAATGCTACCAATCATTCGCTGGCCGTCGAGTGGATCGATCCGGTGGGCACGATCGTCGCCGCTAGTCACTTTACGATCGAGGACAGCCCGACCGGACCACTGCACAGCTTCAACCACTTCCTGAAGGGGGCGGGCAAGCTCAAGTTACCCCTAGCGGAGGGCGTTTGGGGGGCCCGGCTGCTTCAGGGGAAAGCACTGCTCGGAGCGACACGATTTCTCGTCACGGAAGCTACCGTTAGGGAGGGTCGGACGGTGGAAAATGAGCTGCTGGAACGCCATACCCACCGGCAGGTGTTGCCAGTGCGCCGTGGGTCAACTGCAAACACGGCCACGAGCAAAATTCGTGCCAAGGAGCGAAAGCAGCACCCGGTAGGGCATTCGGGCGATCGGCACGATCGGGCCGACCACTGGCAGGAAGCGGACGATCGGCTGCAGCTGCAGATCCATCCGCTGGACAAGCTGGTGTCACAGTTCTTCTCGATCCGGGAAACGTGCGCGGTGGCCGGAGTGGAGCGGAAGGAATTGGGCCGATTCGTCGATTGTAAATCAACCAGCTGGAGCAGTCTGGCCGCGGATCCAAAGAGTGATATCGACGTTGAATCGGTAACGTCGAACTAG
- the LOC121592157 gene encoding protein ecdysoneless, translating to MSHREILQSIREDDFVEYFLFPARPSDPSDVELENNEHALEPLLQEVNRLAEAFCQRYIWHRDGFRVVPRLLNDTRMLIEAAEGQNGTANAKLPSHLYGISHVGDNIQDEWFIVALLFHLTERIPGLVARVVDADGEFLLIEAAEQLPRWANPESCEGKVFICNGTLRLVQPSEEGQQESLEIQDALERVRGTEGEKYCVSAEVDQCIRERIQGFPEDIVEHHHRATVSVPVGVAAVLRENPQLVAPAVLAFCGRDPIDLKACRAMRYFPPENCVNVSVTFTKCLYAMLAQSRYLPDRRTGWTIPLSTDPAYKAHMLGVKLACGFEILASQAKTSRTDWETDKGWKSYYESLQAKGYFRDNIEGSQEHTKLLAIAREYYAENRDSMRTTPKIGEEIVSILKRNEWDVEELRRESAELPPADSDDWMNISPEELDQLLTKRYGAKKLFSLNGNNTNAAAETFTSMVSDFLDQKSEYDGVVVEDESKDAERAAKAVLAKLDLGPLKSPTKPKRTKSKGAHDRQKGQQNSKSATSVPDASSTVAQESPFHQSVDFDAGAFGMHVRNMLDLLIPEDRWDSSDESEMSDYSQDEYDRNIEDMSPTRTNRAVQSELQTYMAQMDRELAGTTIGKSFETAIDDGEEGGDEGDGGKSSAPTAAGDDFDDIETFKPVNIDVNTLRNMMESYQSQLGGPGPAANLLGSMGVQISKGGAKGGEKGGSTQQTDV from the exons atgTCACACCGCGAGATACTGCAGTCCATCCGGGAGGACGATTTTGTCGAGTACTTCCTGTTTCCTGCCCGCCCATCCGACCCGTCCGATGTGGAGCTGGAGAACAACGAACACGCCCTGGAGCCACTGCTGCAGGAGGTGAACCGGTTGGCGGAAGCGTTCTGCCAGCGGTACATCTGGCATCGGGACGGATTTCGGGTCGTGCCGCGGCTGCTAAACGACACCCGCATGCTGATTGAGGCGGCCGAGGGACAGAATGGTACGGCAAATG cgaAACTACCCTCTCATCTGTACGGGATTTCCCACGTCGGTGACAACATACAGGATGAGTGGTTCATTGTCGCGCTGCTCTTTCACTTGACCGAGCGCATTCCCGGGCTGGTGGCGCGCGTTGTGGATGCGGACGGCGAGTTCCTGCTGATCGAGGCGGCCGAACAGTTGCCCCGCTGGGCCAATCCGGAAAGCTGCGAGGGGAAAGTTTTCATCTGCAATGGCACGCTGCGATTGGTGCAGCCCAGTGAGGAGGGGCAGCAGGAGTCGCTAGAGATACAGGATGCACTGGAACGGGTGCGTGGCACGGAAGGGGAAAAGTATTGCGTTAGCGCCGAGGTAGATCAATGCATACGCGAACGAATTCAGGGCTTCCCGGAGGACATTGTGGAGCATCACCATCGTGCGACGGTAAGTGTGCCCGTTGGCGTGGCGGCAGTGCTGCGCGAAAACCCGCAACTAGTCGCACCGGCCGTGCTGGCCTTCTGTGGGCGTGATCCGATCGATCTGAAAGCGTGCCGGGCGATGCGTTATTTTCCGCCCGAAAATTGCGTCAACGTTAGCGTCACCTTTACGAAGTGTTTGTACGCAATGTTGGCGCAGAGCCGGTACCTGCCGGACCGTCGGACCGGTTGGACAATCCCACTGTCAACCGATCCGGCGTACAAAGCGCACATGCTCGGTGTGAAGCTGGCCTGTGGGTTCGAGATACTGGCATCGCAGGCGAAAACTTCCCGCACGGACTGGGAGACGGATAAGGGGTGGAAGAGTTACTACGAATCGCTCCAAGCGAAGGGATACTTCCGGGACAATATCGAGGGTTCGCAGGAGCACACGAAGCTGCTGGCGATTGCACGGGAATACTACGCGGAAAACCGGGACTCGATGCGTACCACCCCGAAGATAGGGGAGGAAATCGTGTCCATCCTGAAGCGCAACGAATGGGACGTGGAGGAGCTGCGCCGGGAGAGTGCGGAGCTACCGCCCGCGGACAGCGACGACTGGATGAACATTTCGCCCGAAGAGCTCGACCAGCTGCTGACCAAGCGGTACGGTGCGAAGAAGCTGTTCTCGCTCAACGGCAACAACACGAACGCGGCGGCAGAAACGTTCACCTCGATGGTGAGCGATTTTCTCGACCAAAAATCGGAATACGATGGCGTTGTGGTGGAGGACGAGTCCAAGGACGCTGAGCGGGCGGCAAAGGCTGTGCTGGCCAAGCTTGATTTGGGCCCACTGAAATCACCCACCAAACCGAAGCGCACGAAAAGCAAGGGAGCACACGATCGACAGAAAGGGCAACAGAACAGCAAGAGCGCCACATCCGTACCGGATGCGAGCAGCACGGTAGCGCAGGAATCACCGTTCCATCAGTCGGTGGACTTTGATGCGGGCGCATTTGGGATGCACGTGCGCAACATGCTCGATCTGCTCATACCCGAGGATCGGTGGGATTCGTCGGACGAGTCGGAAATGAGCGACTACAGCCAGGATGAGTACGATCGCAACATAGAGGACATGTCGCCGACACGCACGAACCGGGCCGTCCAGAGCGAGCTGCAGACGTACATGGCACAGATGGACCGCGAGCTGGCGGGGACGACGATCGGCAAGAGCTTCGAAACGGCCATCGACGATGGGGAGGAGGGCGGGGATGAGGGTGATGGTGGCAAAAGTTCCGCACCGACTGCCGCGGGCGATGATTTCGACGACATTGAAACGTTCAAACCGGTCAACATCGACGTCAACACGCTGCGCAACATGATGGAAAGCTACCAGTCGCAGCTCGGTGGGCCGGGTCCGGCGGCCAATCTGCTCGGCTCGATGGGTGTACAGATCTCGAAGGGTGGGGCGAAGGGTGGCGAGAAGGGGGGAAGCACACAGCAGACGGATGTTTAA